One region of Gloeocapsopsis sp. IPPAS B-1203 genomic DNA includes:
- a CDS encoding WecB/TagA/CpsF family glycosyltransferase: MSKFEEVKLLKTKFHKLNVCQLIDYIVQAAQIDQKVIVSNVNVKAINLAYELDWYRDFINNSDLVFCDGFGVLLGAKLLGYDVESTYRMTCPDYIENLGLACEQHNVSLFLLAGKPGVVEKAIAQMSAVAPKLQVQGHHGYFKKSGDENERVIHTINAFNPGVLYVGFGMPLQEHWILHNIERLNARVFLPLGACLDFYTGTVYRGPEWMTDRGLEWLTRLATEPNRLWERYIIGNPLFFYRVFRERMSKNK, translated from the coding sequence ATGAGCAAATTTGAGGAAGTAAAACTTCTGAAAACAAAATTTCACAAGCTTAATGTTTGTCAATTGATAGATTATATAGTACAAGCCGCGCAAATTGACCAAAAAGTGATAGTAAGTAATGTGAATGTAAAAGCAATAAATCTTGCTTATGAGTTAGATTGGTATAGAGACTTTATTAATAATTCAGATTTAGTATTTTGTGATGGATTTGGTGTTTTGTTAGGGGCAAAATTGCTAGGCTACGACGTAGAATCTACGTATCGTATGACATGTCCTGACTATATAGAAAACTTAGGATTAGCTTGCGAGCAACACAATGTATCCTTGTTTTTACTTGCTGGTAAACCTGGTGTAGTTGAAAAAGCGATCGCTCAGATGAGTGCTGTTGCACCTAAATTACAAGTGCAAGGACATCACGGCTACTTTAAAAAATCGGGTGATGAAAATGAGCGTGTTATTCACACAATCAACGCATTCAATCCAGGAGTTCTTTATGTCGGCTTTGGTATGCCCTTACAGGAGCATTGGATCTTGCATAATATAGAACGCCTAAATGCTCGTGTTTTCTTGCCTTTAGGTGCTTGTCTAGATTTTTATACTGGCACTGTATATCGCGGTCCAGAGTGGATGACTGACCGTGGATTAGAATGGTTAACACGCTTAGCCACTGAGCCAAACCGTTTGTGGGAACGCTATATCATTGGTAATCCATTATTCTTTTATCGTGTTTTCAGAGAGCGGATGAGTAAGAATAAATAG
- a CDS encoding phage holin family protein has translation MTAAFFTLLATALSLLVVDIVVPGIDIATFPAALIAAFAIGLTNSSVKPALTKLALPLNYVTLGLSSVVVNGLCFWLAALFVPGFAVYSIVGALLGPVILSFVNTFLSKYFAERNLGITTTQTNTEIKS, from the coding sequence ATGACTGCAGCTTTTTTTACTCTGCTTGCTACTGCTCTGAGCTTACTAGTTGTTGATATTGTTGTTCCAGGGATTGATATTGCAACATTTCCTGCTGCTTTAATAGCTGCTTTTGCAATTGGATTAACTAATTCTTCTGTTAAACCAGCGCTTACTAAGTTAGCTTTGCCACTTAATTACGTTACTTTGGGCTTGTCTTCAGTAGTGGTTAACGGCTTGTGCTTTTGGTTGGCAGCATTATTTGTACCAGGATTTGCAGTATACAGCATTGTAGGGGCACTTTTGGGACCAGTAATTTTATCTTTCGTAAACACATTTTTGAGCAAGTACTTTGCTGAAAGAAATTTAGGAATTACTACAACTCAGACAAACACAGAAATCAAGTCATAG